A window from Sphingopyxis alaskensis RB2256 encodes these proteins:
- a CDS encoding UrcA family protein, translating into MAKLTLFLLTAPIALTGLTVSAAAAPGEEGERRTTIVRYDDLNLATEEGRESLMTRVKYAVQKVCGSRPHYRQPLHERATAMRCEKSAMADAEVKLAELFNGNGARYADAGRLFIAAAP; encoded by the coding sequence ATGGCTAAACTTACCCTGTTCCTGCTGACGGCGCCGATTGCGCTGACCGGCCTGACGGTCTCCGCGGCCGCCGCCCCCGGCGAGGAAGGCGAGCGGCGAACGACCATCGTGCGCTACGACGATCTCAACCTTGCAACCGAAGAGGGCCGCGAATCGCTGATGACCCGCGTGAAATATGCGGTGCAAAAAGTGTGCGGCAGTCGGCCCCATTACCGGCAGCCGCTCCATGAACGTGCCACCGCAATGCGTTGTGAGAAATCGGCGATGGCCGATGCCGAAGTCAAGCTGGCCGAACTCTTCAACGGCAATGGCGCGCGCTACGCCGACGCCGGGCGGCTCTTCATCGCCGCCGCTCCCTGA
- a CDS encoding sensor histidine kinase translates to MNANIRKDALRDQRAKMLAAAPDWRASDARVNPRVAIGSILAMWLIYFVITTGLAMLTGASEQWSYAGRRAIVVVAGILCTFVLYQLLQRAQPRSFGARLAAALGAAVPLVVLYASINLFVFFYWFPAPDSAKVIEEVQSKFPVAWEMVLILDSSIRWYFFFAVWAALYVAFGYANEMRAVERRANHFRMEAKNAQLRALHYQVNPHFLFNTLNSLSTLVLKGSKSEAETMIMNLSSFLRSSLAVDPEQLVSLDEEIALQRLYLDIEQARFPDRLQVEVLMPDELKHACVPVLILQPIIENAIKYGVSPSKGKIAIRLHASAEYGLLVLRIENDIDPRAPVPASGTGLGLGNVRERLLTRYGPAAGCEWGKSDDGGFVVSLWLPLAREAC, encoded by the coding sequence ATGAACGCAAACATCCGCAAAGACGCGCTGCGCGACCAGCGCGCAAAAATGCTCGCGGCGGCACCCGACTGGCGCGCGTCCGACGCGCGCGTCAACCCGCGCGTCGCGATCGGGTCGATCCTCGCCATGTGGCTGATCTATTTCGTCATCACCACCGGCCTTGCGATGCTGACCGGCGCGAGCGAACAATGGTCCTATGCGGGCCGCCGCGCGATCGTCGTCGTCGCGGGCATTTTGTGCACCTTCGTGCTCTATCAGTTGCTCCAGCGCGCGCAGCCGCGCAGTTTCGGCGCACGGCTTGCCGCCGCGCTCGGCGCCGCGGTGCCGCTGGTGGTGCTTTATGCCAGCATCAACCTGTTCGTCTTCTTCTATTGGTTCCCCGCGCCCGACAGCGCGAAGGTCATCGAAGAGGTGCAGTCGAAGTTTCCGGTGGCGTGGGAAATGGTGCTCATCCTCGACAGCTCGATCCGCTGGTATTTCTTTTTCGCGGTGTGGGCGGCGCTCTATGTCGCCTTTGGCTATGCGAACGAGATGCGCGCGGTCGAACGCCGCGCCAACCATTTCCGCATGGAAGCGAAGAATGCGCAGCTGCGCGCGCTCCATTACCAGGTCAATCCGCATTTCCTGTTCAACACGCTGAACTCGCTGTCGACGCTCGTGCTCAAAGGTTCGAAGAGCGAGGCCGAGACGATGATCATGAACCTGTCGTCCTTCCTGCGATCGAGCCTCGCGGTCGATCCCGAACAGCTCGTCAGCCTCGACGAGGAAATTGCGCTCCAGCGGCTTTATCTCGACATCGAACAGGCGCGCTTTCCCGACCGGTTGCAGGTCGAGGTCTTGATGCCCGACGAACTCAAACATGCGTGCGTGCCGGTGCTGATCCTGCAACCGATCATCGAAAATGCGATCAAATATGGCGTGTCGCCCAGCAAGGGCAAAATCGCGATCCGTCTGCATGCCAGCGCCGAATATGGCCTGCTGGTGCTGCGAATCGAAAATGATATCGACCCCAGGGCGCCGGTGCCGGCCTCGGGAACGGGCCTTGGTCTCGGCAATGTCCGCGAGCGGCTGCTGACCCGCTACGGACCCGCAGCCGGGTGCGAATGGGGCAAATCGGACGACGGCGGCTTTGTCGTTTCGCTATGGCTGCCGCTGGCACGGGAGGCTTGCTGA
- a CDS encoding LytR/AlgR family response regulator transcription factor, producing the protein MLQTLRTLIVDDEPLAIERLQILAGQQDGISLVGTASDGASALRMVDALAPDLLLCDIAMPDLNGLEVAAAIERLDNPPAIVFVTAFDRYAVAAFEVAAVDYLLKPVSPDRLTRAVSRVREWRAAERPSKQKSKWITEFWVQNRGEMLRIDAAQVDLIEAERDYMRLHVGARSWLIHQTIKSLEARMNPDQFMRIHRSKMIRRDGIVGLKHHGDGAWSVDLGEGGVHRIGRTYLHDVKAIMHA; encoded by the coding sequence ATGCTTCAGACCTTGCGCACGTTGATCGTCGATGACGAACCGCTCGCGATCGAACGGCTCCAGATCCTTGCGGGGCAACAGGACGGGATTTCGCTCGTCGGCACGGCGAGCGACGGCGCCTCGGCGCTTCGCATGGTCGATGCGCTGGCACCCGACCTGCTGCTCTGCGACATCGCGATGCCCGACCTCAACGGGCTGGAGGTGGCGGCGGCGATCGAGCGGCTCGACAATCCGCCCGCCATCGTCTTCGTCACCGCTTTCGACCGCTATGCCGTCGCGGCGTTCGAGGTGGCGGCGGTCGATTATCTGCTGAAACCCGTTTCCCCCGATCGGCTGACGCGCGCCGTGTCGCGCGTGCGCGAATGGCGCGCGGCCGAACGCCCATCGAAACAGAAAAGCAAATGGATCACCGAGTTCTGGGTTCAGAACCGCGGCGAAATGCTGCGCATCGACGCGGCGCAGGTCGATCTGATCGAGGCCGAGCGCGACTATATGCGCCTGCACGTCGGCGCGCGCAGCTGGCTGATCCATCAGACGATCAAATCGCTGGAAGCGCGGATGAACCCTGACCAGTTCATGCGCATCCACCGATCGAAGATGATCCGGCGCGACGGCATCGTCGGCCTGAAACACCATGGCGACGGCGCGTGGAGTGTCGACCTGGGTGAGGGCGGCGTCCATCGCATCGGGCGCACCTACCTCCACGATGTAAAGGCGATCATGCACGCCTGA
- a CDS encoding BCCT family transporter: protein MRLDPHLPVSPKNSLNRPVFFVPLMVLLATVMLSLWRGEAVVTAETVINNWILRHFSPLFAGAAIAFLVLLLLVALSPLGGRIIGGTMATPLLTRWRWFAVTLCTTIATGILFWGAAEPLFHLNDPPAMLGIEPGSDAAATFAMSTMFLHWTLTPYAIYTVAGLTFALVYYDRREPFSLSSLFVPLVGQRAHGAAGTAVDILCLFALVAGMAASLGAGVLALAGGIEGLWGIAGGAPLRWGIAAAIVGTFVVSAALGLQRGIARLSLLNIWLFAAVLLFVVVAGPAARLPGLGLAGVADYVATFAPRSLGLDVDSDWHRQWTIFNWANWIAWAPVTALFLGRLAVGYSVRAFILVNLLLPALFGAAWMIVIAGTTITLDQQSGGSLYTVLTSAGPDPLLYRLFSALGGGVPVLMLLIGAIFISYVTAADSNVSAMSALSTHGISPETPEAPLAVKAAWGITVGLVATILVAAAGIDGIRMMSVLGGFPALFIILGAAASLAVMAIGRQPLTAPADR, encoded by the coding sequence ATGCGATTGGACCCGCATTTGCCCGTCTCGCCGAAAAATTCGCTCAATCGCCCGGTCTTTTTCGTGCCTCTCATGGTGTTGCTCGCTACCGTGATGCTCAGCCTGTGGCGGGGCGAAGCGGTCGTCACCGCCGAGACGGTGATCAACAACTGGATTCTGCGCCATTTTTCGCCTCTTTTCGCGGGAGCGGCCATCGCCTTCCTTGTGCTACTCCTGCTCGTGGCGCTGTCACCGCTTGGCGGCCGTATCATCGGCGGCACGATGGCGACGCCGCTCCTGACGCGCTGGCGCTGGTTTGCGGTCACGCTCTGCACCACGATCGCCACCGGCATCCTTTTCTGGGGCGCGGCCGAACCGCTCTTCCATCTCAATGACCCGCCCGCAATGCTGGGGATCGAGCCGGGCAGCGATGCCGCCGCAACCTTCGCCATGTCGACGATGTTCCTCCACTGGACGCTGACGCCCTATGCAATTTACACCGTGGCGGGCCTGACCTTCGCGCTTGTCTATTATGATCGCCGCGAACCCTTCAGCCTCTCGTCGCTCTTCGTACCCCTTGTCGGTCAGCGCGCGCACGGCGCCGCAGGCACCGCGGTCGACATCCTCTGCCTGTTCGCGCTGGTCGCAGGCATGGCCGCCTCGCTCGGCGCGGGCGTACTCGCACTGGCCGGTGGAATCGAGGGTCTGTGGGGCATCGCCGGCGGAGCGCCGCTGCGCTGGGGCATCGCGGCAGCGATCGTGGGCACCTTTGTCGTCTCCGCCGCGCTTGGTCTCCAGCGCGGTATTGCGCGGCTGTCGCTGCTCAACATCTGGTTGTTCGCCGCCGTGCTGTTGTTCGTTGTGGTCGCCGGGCCCGCCGCCCGCCTTCCGGGCCTGGGCCTGGCGGGCGTCGCCGATTATGTCGCAACCTTTGCGCCGCGCAGCCTCGGCCTCGACGTCGATTCCGACTGGCACCGGCAATGGACGATCTTCAACTGGGCCAACTGGATTGCCTGGGCGCCGGTCACGGCGCTCTTTCTCGGCCGGCTCGCGGTCGGCTACAGCGTGCGCGCCTTCATCCTCGTCAACCTGCTGCTGCCGGCGCTGTTCGGCGCGGCGTGGATGATCGTCATTGCCGGGACAACGATCACCCTCGACCAGCAATCGGGCGGCAGCCTTTACACCGTGCTCACGAGCGCCGGTCCCGACCCCCTCCTCTATCGCCTGTTCAGCGCGCTCGGGGGCGGCGTGCCCGTGCTCATGCTGCTGATCGGCGCGATCTTCATTTCCTATGTGACCGCGGCCGACAGCAATGTCTCGGCGATGAGCGCGCTCTCGACGCACGGCATTTCGCCCGAAACACCCGAAGCCCCCCTCGCGGTCAAGGCGGCCTGGGGGATCACCGTCGGGCTGGTCGCGACCATCCTTGTCGCTGCGGCGGGGATCGACGGCATCCGCATGATGTCGGTGCTCGGCGGTTTCCCGGCGCTGTTCATCATCCTTGGCGCCGCCGCCTCGCTGGCGGTGATGGCGATCGGGCGACAACCGCTCACGGCCCCGGCGGATCGCTGA